A part of Candidatus Delongbacteria bacterium genomic DNA contains:
- a CDS encoding T9SS type A sorting domain-containing protein, giving the protein MKPLINLPRNLLARVPLFLVVGLLLIMQNTEVRAQATITQNVGVSSTIFLSSGGPYGWTDLTSVSGQDLVFTDSGAGSELQATGTVTLTLPTTSWEWVPGQCVATVSGGGGNVTFAQGGTAQQLVLTLNAFAIPAAGNITCTVLAARSTTAVTAAVSATAIAVTGNTMTSLTDAAWGTTVAVVAGSSIAWTTPGASGDSTDLADGDGGWDIPTVFAATDVHDSDYLLWWHTDSTVIDISINDGAQRATRDSSNVEVDAWINISASPTTISLLTADLQDFERYGVEYYLFATTRESGTRKVGRCGPIRVFHYPTNNLDLTDPNSVNDMVDFTSNNTDYLDSGLLFALDDGAEDGSGQTSVTWTLQTIDFDDNADVRLYYSTSATLSESDLVISGVDGSETITGLTGATLLDGSDVLLENDDPDYTWSIYTDDSDYVPAGTYYIYVASNDGYHQDLDLAASQFSNQTYVVAHNPILIIQDPWVDAVADPFTFPAASQRYINLNWGLTIAGDQDPDDSATISFYLDDDTGDDNLADFNQTTIATLTATATATDDDVTNGELIYTTTVSEDPDHQWNNHVDIPMSLWSSAFMASVATADAARDLHIYAVITSGSQSRITTFASEDTDYVVTAAEDITNANVAISNAQDAFVVSPPDLGGEVSWGEAYRVAWDFAWNFGQANQNVLLLLGDVDMRTQATFNGTYGTGVLGLADLSNDLWVMNSSDGTVANNTLTDIISGPSFGGSFDFQPHTMTGASINGAQALATDLVNEGTYYVYVVVSSAANAVIAADADLVFQAPGPLRISSESGPTSWGYNMLPNNFAVSHGDTVTFSIYPNSGVATAEIAAVYIDVDTTYWDVVNPSAPFTVGSSFTSTNVVENGNHSGDTSGGMHHLNFVYGATGSPDANLDGGTAELATYQLIHKHTGTDNPRSTFITFAQDVSGGRYTAFYNGGGNLLPVSVQVPAANAESYPRATIEGTVDLQLVTDYTDIEATIALSPEGAIHGVELWDALYLATNDTNASEPGVQVVLNEYGEFRMTNIPNGEYDVTVHVEGWLDQTVNVVLQFGDHTGDTDPIYTDRVTQTIAEQQLQFLAGDCAGYTDYLGNTTPDNQIDATDLTAVKNAYNARPDSTSWNALCDFNRNGWVEIQDLNVTNANQGSNGVPLIYRAGLPNNGVIFRMPEVPEYMRRGEELIVAITMDNAADVRAYDLRLSAPGMDVVSLEHTNLLGDWSEATYLSQNTRGELVWAGAIKGCQREGFAGESVIAVATLRAQRDGRPNLRLISGQVVNSGNEMQIAGVDNSSVLPANFELGSNYPNPFNPVTSINFAIPQDSFVKLTVYNMLGQKVRTLVADQLVAGHHQVNWTGINDAGIQVASGLYVYQMEAPGFRQAHKMVLLK; this is encoded by the coding sequence ATGAAACCTTTAATCAATCTTCCCCGGAACTTGCTTGCGAGGGTTCCGCTGTTCCTGGTGGTCGGCTTGTTGCTGATCATGCAGAACACGGAAGTTCGCGCGCAGGCTACCATTACTCAGAATGTGGGCGTGAGCTCCACCATCTTCCTGTCCAGCGGCGGCCCCTACGGCTGGACCGACCTGACCTCGGTCAGTGGACAGGACCTGGTGTTCACCGATTCAGGAGCCGGCAGCGAGCTGCAGGCTACCGGGACGGTGACGTTGACTCTGCCCACCACCAGCTGGGAATGGGTTCCGGGCCAGTGTGTCGCTACCGTGAGCGGTGGCGGCGGTAACGTGACGTTTGCCCAGGGAGGCACGGCCCAGCAGCTCGTGCTTACCTTGAATGCCTTTGCGATTCCCGCAGCAGGCAACATCACCTGTACGGTTCTGGCGGCCCGTTCGACGACGGCCGTGACTGCAGCCGTGTCGGCCACTGCCATTGCCGTGACCGGCAATACCATGACCAGTCTTACGGACGCGGCATGGGGCACGACAGTCGCTGTGGTGGCGGGATCCTCGATCGCCTGGACCACTCCGGGTGCCAGCGGTGATTCGACCGATCTGGCCGATGGCGACGGCGGTTGGGACATTCCCACCGTGTTCGCCGCGACGGATGTGCACGATTCCGACTATCTGCTGTGGTGGCACACGGACTCCACCGTGATCGACATTTCGATCAACGATGGTGCCCAGCGAGCCACTCGCGACTCTTCCAATGTGGAAGTGGATGCCTGGATCAACATCTCCGCCTCGCCGACGACCATCAGTCTGCTCACCGCGGATCTGCAGGATTTTGAGCGGTATGGAGTGGAGTACTACCTGTTCGCGACGACCAGGGAGTCCGGAACTCGCAAAGTAGGCCGTTGCGGCCCGATTCGCGTGTTCCATTACCCCACCAACAACCTCGATCTCACCGATCCGAACAGTGTGAACGACATGGTCGACTTCACCAGCAACAACACGGATTATCTGGATTCGGGGCTGCTCTTCGCGCTGGATGACGGTGCCGAGGACGGATCCGGCCAGACCAGTGTGACCTGGACGCTGCAGACCATCGACTTCGATGACAACGCCGATGTGCGCCTGTACTACAGCACCAGTGCCACCCTGAGCGAGTCCGATCTGGTGATCAGCGGTGTCGATGGCAGCGAGACCATCACCGGATTGACCGGAGCCACCCTGCTGGACGGCAGCGATGTGTTGCTGGAGAATGATGATCCCGATTACACCTGGAGCATCTACACCGACGACAGCGACTACGTGCCCGCCGGGACCTACTACATCTATGTGGCTTCCAACGATGGTTACCATCAGGATCTGGACCTGGCCGCCAGCCAGTTCTCCAACCAGACCTATGTGGTGGCCCACAATCCGATCCTGATCATCCAGGACCCGTGGGTGGACGCCGTCGCCGATCCCTTCACCTTCCCGGCCGCCAGTCAGCGTTACATCAACCTGAACTGGGGTCTGACCATCGCCGGTGACCAGGATCCCGATGACTCCGCCACCATCTCCTTCTATCTGGATGATGACACCGGCGACGACAATCTGGCCGACTTCAACCAGACCACCATCGCCACATTGACCGCCACGGCCACCGCCACCGACGACGATGTGACCAATGGCGAGCTGATCTACACCACCACCGTGAGCGAAGACCCTGACCACCAGTGGAACAACCATGTGGACATTCCCATGTCCTTGTGGTCCAGTGCCTTCATGGCCAGTGTCGCCACCGCGGATGCCGCGCGTGACCTGCATATCTATGCCGTGATCACCAGTGGCAGCCAGAGTCGCATCACGACCTTCGCCTCCGAGGATACCGACTATGTTGTGACCGCCGCCGAGGACATCACCAATGCCAACGTGGCCATCTCCAACGCCCAGGACGCTTTCGTGGTGTCCCCGCCCGATCTGGGTGGCGAGGTGTCCTGGGGCGAAGCCTACCGTGTGGCCTGGGATTTTGCCTGGAACTTCGGTCAGGCCAACCAGAACGTGTTGTTGCTGCTGGGTGATGTGGACATGCGTACGCAGGCCACCTTCAATGGAACCTACGGCACGGGTGTGCTGGGTCTTGCCGACCTGAGCAACGACCTGTGGGTGATGAACTCCAGCGATGGTACCGTTGCCAACAATACGCTCACCGACATCATCAGCGGTCCGTCCTTCGGTGGTTCCTTCGACTTCCAGCCCCACACCATGACCGGTGCGTCGATCAACGGCGCCCAGGCCCTGGCCACGGACCTGGTCAACGAAGGCACCTATTATGTCTACGTGGTCGTCAGTTCCGCCGCCAACGCGGTGATCGCCGCCGACGCCGACCTGGTCTTCCAGGCCCCGGGTCCCCTGCGCATCAGCAGCGAGTCCGGTCCCACCAGCTGGGGCTACAACATGCTGCCGAACAACTTTGCCGTCTCCCATGGCGACACCGTGACCTTCTCGATCTATCCCAATTCGGGCGTGGCCACCGCGGAAATCGCCGCCGTCTACATCGACGTGGACACCACCTACTGGGATGTGGTCAACCCGAGCGCGCCGTTCACCGTGGGCAGCAGCTTCACCTCGACCAATGTCGTGGAGAACGGCAACCACAGTGGCGACACCTCCGGTGGCATGCATCATCTGAACTTCGTGTACGGCGCCACCGGATCGCCCGATGCCAACCTGGACGGCGGAACCGCCGAACTGGCCACGTATCAGCTGATTCACAAGCATACCGGCACGGACAATCCGCGCAGTACCTTCATCACCTTCGCCCAGGATGTCAGCGGCGGACGGTACACGGCCTTCTACAATGGCGGTGGCAATCTGCTGCCGGTGAGCGTGCAGGTGCCCGCGGCCAACGCCGAGAGCTACCCGCGTGCCACCATCGAAGGCACCGTGGACCTGCAGCTGGTGACCGACTACACGGACATCGAAGCCACCATCGCCCTGTCCCCTGAAGGTGCGATCCATGGTGTGGAACTGTGGGATGCCCTGTACCTGGCGACCAACGACACCAACGCCTCCGAGCCCGGTGTGCAGGTCGTGCTGAATGAGTACGGTGAATTCCGGATGACCAACATTCCCAACGGCGAGTACGATGTGACCGTCCATGTGGAAGGCTGGCTGGATCAGACCGTGAATGTGGTGCTGCAGTTTGGAGATCACACGGGCGACACCGATCCGATCTATACGGACCGCGTGACCCAGACCATCGCCGAGCAGCAGCTGCAGTTCCTGGCTGGTGACTGTGCCGGGTACACCGACTACCTGGGCAACACCACCCCCGACAACCAGATCGACGCCACGGACCTGACCGCGGTGAAGAACGCCTACAACGCCCGTCCGGACAGCACCAGCTGGAACGCCCTGTGCGATTTCAACCGGAACGGCTGGGTCGAGATCCAGGATCTGAACGTGACCAATGCCAACCAGGGCAGCAACGGCGTGCCTCTGATCTACCGTGCGGGCCTGCCCAACAACGGTGTGATCTTCCGCATGCCCGAGGTTCCCGAGTACATGCGTCGCGGAGAAGAACTGATCGTGGCCATCACCATGGACAATGCGGCTGACGTGCGTGCCTATGACCTGCGTCTCTCGGCCCCCGGCATGGATGTGGTGAGCCTTGAGCACACCAACCTGCTGGGCGACTGGAGCGAGGCCACCTACCTGAGCCAGAACACCCGCGGTGAACTGGTCTGGGCCGGTGCCATCAAGGGTTGCCAGCGCGAAGGTTTCGCCGGCGAGTCCGTGATTGCCGTCGCCACCCTGCGTGCGCAGCGTGACGGTCGTCCGAACCTGCGCCTGATCTCCGGTCAGGTCGTGAACAGTGGCAACGAGATGCAGATTGCCGGCGTGGACAACAGCAGTGTGCTGCCCGCGAACTTCGAGCTGGGGAGCAACTACCCCAACCCGTTCAACCCGGTCACGAGCATCAACTTCGCCATCCCGCAGGATAGCTTCGTGAAGTTGACGGTATACAACATGCTGGGTCAGAAGGTCCGCACCCTGGTCGCCGACCAGCTGGTCGCCGGACATCACCAGGTCAACTGGACCGGTATCAACGATGCCGGCATCCAGGTCGCCAGCGGCTTGTATGTCTACCAGATGGAAGCGCCCGGTTTCCGCCAGGCGCACAAGATGGTCCTGCTCAAGTAG
- a CDS encoding DUF4397 domain-containing protein — protein sequence MKRLMLALACGLLPLAAQAADLRVAHLSPDAPNVDVWLDSNVVLSDVPYGAFSPYLDIADGSHLVQVFVAGTNMNPVIDATLDFAAGSVTTVAATGLLSDNSFGPILLEDTRSTDANSAWLRFVHTVADAPAVDITLADGTVIFSDVAFNQSIDYTPVAPGDYSLQVRVAGTETVVLAFEQVSLSAATTLSVFATGKLSDGTLGALASVDAPGTGSDVVMLENLGTSLRVAHLSPDAPAVDVYFGGAMVLENVSYPAFSNYLDIPSGPHGVQVFVSGTNTDPVIDATLDFAAGSATTVAATGLLADQSFGPVVLEDSRLTVPAHAWARFVHTAADAPAVDITLADGTVIFGDVAFNGSSAYLPVSPGNYSFQVRLAGTETVVLSFAPVELMAASTYSIFATGTLAAGTLGAWASVDAPGSGSDVMMLENLGTSVRVAHLSPDAPAVDVYLNEAMVLENVGYPAFSPYLDIPAGTHHVQVFVSGTSTNPVIDEMLDFQAGSATTVAATGLLGNGSFGPMLFADSRLTSPTQAWVRFAHTAADAPAVDITLTDGTVVFGNVAFNESAAYLPLDPGGYDLQVRVAGTETVVMSLDTVELDAAMTYSVFATGTLAGDMLAALATVDAPGDGSGYIELGQTTSVATELARPSGFRMLPASPNPFNPTTRLSFELDAASSVRLSVYNVQGQMVARLLDGQLGAGVHSLQWNASSLASGRYLALLEGGAGQSVQPLTLVK from the coding sequence ATGAAAAGACTGATGCTTGCTCTTGCCTGTGGCCTGCTGCCATTGGCCGCCCAGGCCGCCGATCTGCGTGTGGCCCATCTGAGCCCCGACGCCCCCAATGTGGACGTATGGCTGGACAGCAATGTGGTGCTGAGTGATGTGCCCTACGGCGCATTCAGTCCCTATCTGGATATCGCCGACGGCAGCCACCTGGTTCAGGTCTTCGTCGCCGGTACCAATATGAACCCGGTGATCGACGCGACCCTCGACTTCGCCGCCGGCAGTGTCACCACCGTGGCGGCCACCGGGTTGCTGTCGGACAACAGTTTCGGCCCGATCCTGCTGGAAGATACCCGCAGCACGGACGCCAACTCCGCCTGGCTGCGTTTCGTGCATACGGTTGCCGACGCCCCCGCCGTGGACATCACCCTGGCCGATGGCACGGTGATCTTCTCCGATGTGGCCTTCAACCAGTCCATCGATTACACGCCCGTCGCGCCCGGTGACTACAGCCTGCAGGTGCGGGTCGCCGGCACCGAGACCGTGGTGCTGGCCTTCGAGCAGGTGAGCCTGAGTGCGGCCACCACCCTCAGCGTCTTCGCCACCGGCAAGCTGAGCGACGGCACTCTGGGCGCCCTTGCCTCCGTGGATGCCCCGGGCACCGGATCCGATGTGGTGATGCTTGAGAATCTGGGCACCAGCCTGCGTGTGGCGCACCTCAGTCCCGACGCCCCGGCCGTGGACGTCTACTTCGGTGGAGCGATGGTCCTGGAGAATGTGTCCTACCCGGCCTTCAGCAACTATCTGGACATTCCGTCCGGTCCGCACGGGGTTCAGGTGTTCGTGAGCGGCACGAACACCGATCCCGTGATCGATGCCACGCTGGACTTCGCGGCCGGATCGGCCACGACCGTGGCCGCGACCGGCCTGCTGGCTGATCAGAGTTTCGGCCCCGTGGTGCTGGAAGACAGCCGTCTGACGGTTCCCGCGCACGCCTGGGCCCGCTTTGTGCACACGGCCGCGGACGCCCCGGCCGTGGACATCACCCTCGCCGATGGCACCGTGATCTTCGGTGACGTTGCCTTCAACGGCTCCTCGGCCTACCTGCCCGTGTCACCCGGCAACTACAGTTTCCAGGTCCGTCTGGCCGGCACCGAAACCGTGGTGCTGAGTTTCGCCCCGGTTGAGCTGATGGCCGCCTCGACCTACAGCATCTTCGCCACGGGCACCCTGGCTGCTGGCACTCTGGGCGCCTGGGCCAGTGTGGACGCCCCCGGAAGCGGTTCCGATGTGATGATGCTGGAGAATCTGGGAACCAGCGTGCGTGTCGCACACCTGAGCCCCGATGCCCCCGCCGTGGATGTGTACCTGAACGAGGCGATGGTACTGGAGAATGTCGGCTACCCGGCCTTCAGCCCCTACCTGGACATTCCCGCGGGCACCCACCACGTGCAGGTCTTCGTCAGCGGAACCAGCACCAACCCCGTGATCGATGAGATGCTGGACTTCCAGGCCGGCAGCGCCACCACCGTGGCGGCCACTGGCCTGCTGGGCAATGGCAGTTTCGGACCCATGCTCTTCGCCGACAGCCGCCTGACCAGCCCGACACAGGCCTGGGTACGCTTCGCGCACACCGCGGCGGATGCTCCCGCGGTGGACATCACCCTGACCGACGGCACCGTGGTCTTCGGCAACGTGGCCTTCAATGAGTCCGCGGCCTACTTGCCGTTGGACCCGGGTGGATATGATCTGCAGGTGCGCGTGGCGGGCACTGAGACTGTCGTGATGAGTCTTGACACCGTGGAACTGGATGCGGCCATGACCTACTCGGTGTTCGCCACGGGCACCCTGGCGGGCGACATGCTTGCTGCACTGGCCACCGTGGACGCCCCCGGTGACGGCAGTGGATACATCGAGCTGGGACAGACCACTTCCGTGGCGACGGAGCTGGCCCGGCCCAGTGGCTTCCGCATGCTGCCCGCCAGCCCCAATCCCTTCAATCCGACGACCCGTCTGAGCTTCGAGCTGGATGCCGCCAGCTCGGTGCGACTTTCGGTATACAATGTGCAAGGACAGATGGTTGCCCGGTTGCTTGACGGACAACTGGGCGCTGGAGTGCATTCCCTGCAGTGGAATGCCTCTTCTCTGGCAAGTGGACGCTACCTGGCCCTGCTGGAGGGCGGTGCCGGACAAAGCGTGCAGCCTTTGACTCTGGTCAAATAA
- a CDS encoding MerR family transcriptional regulator produces MLHPIAVISQKTDLPQDLLRAWERRYQAVVPTRTASGRRMYTDEDLNRLLLLKKALGLGHRIGDVASLELDTLEGLVGAVQPAEVARPSSSPTTLGAQDNTTPLLEQAWRAILILQGDQLAQTLDQASLELSLRAMLETVVIPLLQRVGDHWHRGELRIAQEHLATAVLRSFLGTQLLRRRLQLDSPVLITATPQGQRHELGAMIAALNAQDCGFDVVHLGADMPAEDIAAVAQLRGACAVALSVMHLADGTQLLNELERLRRLLDSRLPILLGGAQAWTALQLLTSTGRATGFVQLAGLDEFRMLLGELTHRP; encoded by the coding sequence ATGCTTCATCCCATCGCTGTGATCTCCCAGAAAACAGACCTGCCCCAGGACCTGCTGCGTGCCTGGGAGCGGCGTTACCAGGCAGTGGTGCCCACCCGGACCGCCAGCGGCAGGCGGATGTATACTGATGAAGACCTGAACCGACTGCTGCTGCTCAAGAAAGCCCTGGGTCTTGGCCATCGCATCGGGGATGTGGCCAGTCTTGAACTGGACACTCTGGAGGGTCTGGTGGGTGCCGTGCAACCCGCGGAGGTCGCCAGGCCGTCATCCAGCCCGACCACCCTCGGCGCGCAGGACAACACGACACCCTTGCTCGAGCAGGCCTGGCGGGCCATTCTGATCCTGCAGGGAGACCAGCTTGCCCAGACCCTGGATCAGGCCAGCCTGGAACTCAGCCTGCGCGCCATGCTGGAAACGGTGGTCATTCCTTTGCTGCAGCGCGTGGGCGACCATTGGCACCGGGGTGAATTGCGCATCGCGCAGGAGCATCTGGCCACAGCCGTCCTGCGCAGTTTTCTGGGGACTCAATTGCTGAGGCGCCGCCTGCAACTTGACTCACCTGTTCTGATCACGGCCACGCCCCAGGGACAGAGGCACGAGTTGGGAGCCATGATCGCGGCCCTCAACGCCCAGGATTGCGGCTTTGATGTGGTGCATCTGGGAGCCGACATGCCCGCCGAGGACATTGCCGCCGTGGCCCAGCTTCGCGGCGCGTGTGCCGTGGCATTGAGTGTGATGCATCTGGCCGATGGCACCCAGTTGCTGAATGAGCTGGAGCGCCTGCGCCGCCTGCTGGATTCCCGGCTTCCCATTCTGCTGGGGGGCGCCCAGGCCTGGACGGCTCTGCAGTTGCTGACCTCCACTGGTCGTGCGACGGGGTTCGTACAGCTCGCCGGACTCGATGAATTCCGCATGCTGCTGGGCGAACTGACCCACAGGCCATAG
- the pckA gene encoding phosphoenolpyruvate carboxykinase (ATP), with amino-acid sequence MAGMLDLTIYGIMDTTEVVHNPGYDLLFEEETKAGLEGYERGQVTELGAVNVMTGKFTGRSPQDKYFVRDSITENTIWWSTQAKSSSNKSLSQEHWTHLKSLVGKQLSAKRLFVVDAFCGANPDSRLKVRFIMEVAWQAHFVTNMFIRPTAQELAEFGEPDFVVINGSKCVNPDWKEQGLNSENFVAFNMTEKMQVIGGTWYGGEMKKGMFTIMNYYLPLRGMASMHCSANVGKDGDTAVFFGLSGTGKTTLSTDPHRQLIGDDEHGWDDDGVFNFEGGCYAKTIDLDKDAEPDIYNAIRRDALLENVTVNAAGKIDFKDGSVTQNTRVSYPIHHIANIVKPVSKAGHATKVIFLTADAFGVLPPVSRLDHEQAKYHFLSGFTAKLAGTEIGVNKPTPTFSSCFGAAFLAVHPTMYGKELVKRMDAAGAKAYLVNTGWNGTGKRISIKDTRGIIDAILNGDIDNAPTKVIPVFNLEVPTSLKGVASSILDPRDTYADSSEWDRRAAELAGLFIANFKQYTDNDEGKRLEAAGPRL; translated from the coding sequence ATGGCAGGCATGCTCGACCTGACGATCTACGGCATCATGGATACCACGGAGGTGGTGCACAATCCCGGCTATGATCTGCTCTTCGAAGAAGAGACGAAAGCGGGACTCGAGGGCTACGAGCGCGGTCAGGTCACCGAGCTGGGTGCGGTCAATGTGATGACCGGAAAGTTCACCGGCCGGTCCCCCCAGGACAAGTACTTCGTGCGCGACAGTATCACGGAAAACACCATCTGGTGGAGCACCCAGGCCAAGAGCAGCAGCAACAAGAGCCTCAGCCAGGAGCACTGGACGCATCTGAAGTCGCTGGTGGGCAAGCAGCTCTCCGCAAAGCGACTCTTCGTGGTGGACGCCTTCTGCGGCGCCAATCCCGACAGCCGCCTGAAAGTGCGCTTCATCATGGAAGTGGCCTGGCAGGCGCACTTCGTCACCAACATGTTCATTCGCCCCACGGCCCAGGAACTGGCCGAATTCGGCGAACCCGATTTCGTGGTCATCAATGGCTCCAAGTGCGTCAACCCGGACTGGAAGGAGCAGGGGCTCAATTCCGAGAACTTCGTCGCTTTCAACATGACGGAGAAGATGCAGGTCATCGGCGGCACCTGGTACGGTGGCGAGATGAAGAAGGGCATGTTCACCATCATGAACTACTACCTGCCCCTGCGCGGCATGGCCTCCATGCACTGCAGCGCCAACGTGGGCAAGGACGGTGACACGGCCGTGTTCTTCGGTCTGTCGGGCACGGGCAAGACCACCCTGTCCACCGATCCGCATCGCCAGCTGATCGGCGACGACGAACACGGCTGGGACGACGATGGCGTGTTCAATTTCGAAGGCGGCTGCTACGCCAAGACCATCGATCTGGACAAGGACGCCGAGCCCGACATCTACAATGCCATCCGCCGCGACGCCCTGCTCGAGAACGTGACCGTGAACGCCGCGGGCAAGATCGACTTCAAGGACGGCAGCGTCACCCAGAACACGCGCGTCAGCTACCCGATCCATCACATCGCCAACATCGTCAAGCCGGTCTCCAAGGCCGGGCACGCCACCAAGGTGATCTTCCTCACCGCCGATGCCTTCGGCGTGCTGCCTCCGGTGTCCCGCCTGGATCACGAGCAGGCCAAGTATCACTTCCTCTCGGGCTTCACGGCCAAGCTGGCGGGCACCGAGATCGGCGTGAACAAGCCCACGCCCACCTTCTCGTCCTGCTTCGGGGCGGCCTTCCTGGCCGTGCACCCGACCATGTACGGCAAGGAACTGGTCAAGCGCATGGATGCGGCCGGGGCCAAGGCCTACCTGGTGAACACGGGCTGGAACGGTACGGGCAAGCGCATCTCCATCAAGGATACGCGCGGCATCATCGACGCCATTCTCAATGGTGACATCGACAACGCGCCGACCAAGGTGATTCCCGTCTTCAATCTTGAAGTGCCCACCTCCCTGAAGGGGGTGGCCTCCAGCATCCTTGATCCGCGTGACACCTACGCCGATTCCAGCGAATGGGACCGCAGGGCCGCCGAACTGGCCGGGCTGTTCATCGCCAACTTCAAGCAATACACGGACAACGACGAAGGCAAGCGCCTGGAAGCGGCGGGCCCGCGGCTCTAG
- a CDS encoding HAD family hydrolase — protein sequence MSHSVSGPGPAGGLIFDLFHTLTPAPSRVELPAHTSALLGIPRARWEQALFSETRARLTGQVREPLAILHDITDRIDAGFSDEQLTAVALERARRFEVMLTAIPAETLDTLAELRRRGWSLALLSNADAMEAAPWPRSPLAPLFHRALFSCDIGCAKPEPESYRLALDALELPAERCWFLGDGGSNELLGAREAGLCTILVSEVLEELWPERLSVRRRQADFQVRRLAELLQPGSPLG from the coding sequence TTGTCACATTCAGTCAGCGGACCCGGCCCGGCCGGAGGTCTGATCTTCGATCTGTTTCACACCCTGACGCCCGCCCCGTCCAGGGTCGAACTGCCGGCGCATACCAGCGCACTGCTGGGCATTCCGCGGGCCCGCTGGGAGCAGGCCCTGTTCAGCGAGACCCGGGCCCGGCTCACGGGCCAGGTGCGCGAACCGCTGGCGATTCTGCACGACATCACCGACCGCATCGACGCGGGCTTCTCGGATGAGCAGTTGACTGCCGTGGCCCTGGAACGGGCGCGCCGCTTCGAGGTGATGCTGACGGCCATTCCTGCCGAGACCCTTGACACTCTGGCGGAACTGCGCCGGCGTGGCTGGAGTCTGGCTCTGCTGAGCAATGCCGATGCAATGGAAGCCGCGCCCTGGCCCCGGTCTCCGCTGGCTCCTCTCTTTCACCGGGCGCTCTTTTCCTGCGACATCGGTTGTGCCAAACCCGAACCCGAAAGCTACCGGCTGGCTCTGGACGCACTGGAGCTGCCCGCGGAGCGCTGCTGGTTTCTGGGCGACGGGGGCTCCAATGAATTGCTGGGAGCCAGGGAGGCCGGCCTGTGCACGATTCTGGTCTCGGAGGTGCTGGAAGAGCTGTGGCCGGAACGCCTGTCCGTGCGCCGGCGTCAGGCCGATTTCCAGGTCCGCCGGCTGGCCGAACTGCTGCAGCCCGGAAGCCCGCTGGGCTGA
- the ahpC gene encoding peroxiredoxin, which translates to MSRINTNLPQFTAEAYHNGEFKTVSTKDVLGKWSIFMFYPADFTFVCPTELGDMADMYDELKKLGVEVYSVSTDTHFVHKAWADASDTIKKIKFPMLGDPTGAISRGFGVMIEDAGLALRGTFLANPDGVIKVEEVHDLGIGRSAADMVRKVKAAQYVAANDGEVCPANWTPGASTLKPGLDLVGKI; encoded by the coding sequence ATGTCCCGGATCAACACGAATCTGCCCCAATTCACCGCCGAAGCCTACCACAATGGCGAGTTCAAGACCGTCAGCACCAAGGATGTGCTGGGCAAGTGGTCCATCTTCATGTTCTATCCCGCCGACTTCACCTTCGTCTGCCCGACCGAGCTGGGCGACATGGCCGACATGTACGACGAACTGAAGAAGCTGGGCGTGGAAGTCTATTCGGTGTCCACCGACACCCATTTCGTGCACAAGGCCTGGGCCGATGCCAGCGACACCATCAAGAAGATCAAGTTTCCCATGCTGGGTGACCCCACCGGCGCCATCAGCCGCGGATTCGGCGTGATGATCGAAGACGCCGGCCTGGCGCTGCGCGGCACTTTCCTGGCCAATCCCGATGGCGTGATCAAGGTTGAAGAAGTGCACGATCTGGGCATTGGCCGCAGCGCCGCCGACATGGTGCGCAAGGTCAAGGCCGCCCAGTACGTGGCTGCCAACGACGGCGAAGTCTGCCCCGCCAACTGGACTCCCGGCGCGTCCACACTGAAGCCCGGTCTGGATCTGGTGGGCAAGATCTGA